The genomic DNA TTCTCTCCACTGACCTGGGAGGTAGTTGGGAagggctggcctggtgcaattaAGGGACACAGGCTACCGGGATGGGGATGTCCTGGGAGGGCCCGCACCCTGGTCCTGACTCTGGTTCTGAGCCACAGAGTGGTGGGACGACAGACTGCATGCCAAAGGCAGCTCAAAGACCTGGGACTCCCTGCCACCCAGCAAGAGGAAGAAGGCGCCTCTCGTTTCTGGTATCCTTCCACCGCAGGCAGCCTGAGCTGGGCAGGACTTCAGGGTCGGTTCAAGacctggggagagggagaggcacGGAAGCCAGAGTCAGACTAGACACGCTGATGGTCGTTTGGCACCGTGTGGCCATGTGCAGGCGGATCCAGCTGTCAGGAGTTCTGTGAGGTCCTGGGTCCCTCCCAGGCTCCGTGGGCCACAGGAAAGGGGAAATGTCTGTTTGGTGACTCCCCCCATAACTTCCTGAGTGAAAACTCCTTTGCAGCCTGCCTTTCTTTGCCATAATGTTCCCAGGCAGGTTTCAGGCTTCCCCCCTTCCTCTGGGAGTACCTTTCTACCTGTCTGAGCCTGTTCAGTGCTTCTCTCGGGTGTTTCCTCCTCTATTAAGCCTCTCCTGGCTTCCCCCAGTAGCTATAGCTCGCTTCTCTCTCCTCAGCACCCCTGTGACCTGAACCGGGGCACCCTCATCCCATGTGGGGGTAGTTGCTCTGCCTCACCTTGAGCATGAGCCCCTTCCATCCATGTCCTGCTGTGCCTTCATCCCTCCTGGCACAGCCCAGTGCAGAGCTGAATTCAATTTGCgtgccctccccatcccccaatATTCCTGCAGTGATCCGTCCTCAGGGCATTGGTCGCCCAGTGACAAGAGTCAGGtttgagcagggagggaggaatcTGGACTGCAAGGGCCTGAGGGCTGGATGGAAGGTGCCTCTGGGACAGAGCACAGGAGAGCAGGGTGGGTGGTGCCCACAGGGGACTGTGGGACCAAAGAAGGGGTCTTTTCGGGCTGGAAGACAGAGTCTGTGTGTAGATGGGGAAAGGAGCCAGAAGACGGCACAGGAAAGAAGGAGCAATGCCCCTAAGTGGATGGGGTGGGCCTTGGCCTGCTGACCTTGAAActggagagaggaggggagggggagataGGAGGAGCCCCTGGTCTAACCCAGGCCCTCAGCCCCCTCCTGACTGCCCTGGACACCACCTCTCCCGAGTGTCTGAGCCCCCAGATCGAGGCCCATCACCTGCCACCTCCGCTGGGCTTCCTGCTTCCTTGACCCCTGGCGCAGGCCCGTATATCGTGTATATGCTGCAGGAGATCGACATCCTCGAGGACTGGACGGCTATCAAAAAGGTGGGTCCGGTGCTGCCTGCCTCATCTTGGGTACGGCTGGCAGTGCAGGTCCCCCAACCCCCAGATACCAGCTTTGGTCTCTTGATAGCTCTCCACACATGGTTTTCCTGAGAGCCTGGGGAGCTCCTGCCAACCCTTGGCAactctgcccccagcccaggtGCCCTGGCATCACGGTCAGCTCACAAGCTGCCTTTGGCCCGAGGATGTGTCAGCCCCTTGTTCTGGGCAGGTTTGATGGgtcaggagaaagggagggaggccaGGGCACGCAAGCTGGGCTGGCTGGGCTGACAAGAGGCCCCATCGGAGCTTTGCCTAGAAAGGGTCTTCTGCCCCCCTTCCTGCTTGGTAAGCACTGTCCCAGCAAGGCTGGTGTGGAGGGGGCACTTGCCAGGCTGGAGGCCAGCTCTCAGGGGTGCTTTTCTCTCCCCGTCCAGGCTAGGGCAGCCGTGTCCCCTCAGAAGAGAAAATCAGATGGTAAGAACTGCAGGGGTTGTTCACCTCACTCCCCCTCACCTAGCCTAGCCTCCAAGCCCAGAGAGGCAGTGGCATGTCAGGTCACTGGCCCAGGGGAGCTGGGACAGTCTGGGTGTGAGGGCATGTGGGAGTCCGGGGAGCAGGAGCCAGGGTGCAGGTGGGGAGGCTCCAGGATGGCGGGGCTCGGTGTGGAGCCCTGCAGCAGGATGGGTCAGGAGGGCTGCGGAGCTGCCCTGCGCCCTCCTGGCCTCACCTGCTGTGGGCCAGACCGAGGCCACTCCTTTCAGTCCCCATATAAAGTGGCTGCCTGCCTCTTGGTCCAGCTTCCTCTTACCTGCGGTGACTTTTCCTTTCCCACACACCCCCAGGACCATGACCCGCTGTTCGCAGCCCCGGGGCCCCTTGGAACAGCTGGCACCAAACCcaggatttgcattttcctgcagCAGAAGGGCAGACGGACAAGCCCCTCCGGGGCTGCCTGGCTAGCTCCAGGGTGCTGCTGCTGGGCCTTCccctccagccatcactcatctgGGCTCCTCTGCCTCTCAAGGGCCTGCACAGCTGGGCCTGGAGTTGCCCCAGCAGGCCAGACTGTCTCCTTGGTCCCCCACCAGCCCCCCGACTTCCCCTGAGAAGGTCAGCCTCCTCGGTGCCCTCCCTGGTGAAGATGTGCCCCTTCTTAAGCCAAAGCAACATCCTTCCTGCTGACCTTGGACCTGGCTCCCCAGTCACTGAGCCAGTCAGCTGAGCTTCTTGGGAACTCTGAGCCAGAAATTAtattttggggtccctgtcctggCTGTTGCTGATGGTGAGAAGGCAGGATCCCCAGGTCTTCTCAAGGCAGTTCTTAGGGACTGCCTCCCAGATTGTGGGGACTCGAATTAAAAACTTTCCTGAGACCCTGGCATGATCTGCATGTGTCTGATTTATTTTGCAAGGGAATCAGGGTTCCCATGTGGAGTACCTGAGAAAGGCAGTGTATTCTGGGGTCCCTAGTACCTTCTTTCACGGCCCAGCAGGAACCTATACACTCTGACTTGGGGTACAGCCTGGGGAAGGGACACTTTCCCACCTCTGGTGGGAGGCTGGGCCCTGGACTCCCCAGCGCTGGTGAGCAGTCTGAAGCAACATGTGGCACAGGCAGAACCCAAGGCCCTGGGTGGAGATGGGGGCTGGGTGCTTGGTGCCTGGAAACTGGGCTTGTCTGCACCTGCCCCAGTTGCTTGGCAGATTGGCAAGGCAGGCTGGCAGGCCTGTGCGtgtgggaggcaggaggcagcagCACCATGTGCCAACGACCTCACAGCCAGACTCCCCCTGTTCAGCGCTGAGTGTTAGAACCACCCCCAGAACCTCAGTTAAGCAAAAGGGTTAGTTACTATGGAGACATGGCATCCTCTCTCCATGGCAACCTGAAATCCCAAAACCCAAGTTAGGCTCAGCAATGAGTCATCTGTGACCAGTAGGGGGTGCTTTCGCACAAGGCTGACTCTAAGGCCATGGACAGATGAGCAACTGACCACAGACCGAAAGGTGTCCCAAGGGTGAGTCTTGGACCTGTGGGGAGTGAGATTGGCCTTGTTTAACCCCTTTTCACCCACCTGTGTGGTTTGGGGAGGCTGGCAAGGCCTTGGGAAGCGCTGTGGAGGCGGCAGCCGCACAGCTGGGGCCCCTCGGAGTGGCGCTTGCACGGAGGAGATCCATGTGCCCCCAGAGGCTCGGCCCAGAACAGAGAAGCAGCAGACACTGCCCAGGCCGAGTGGACACACAAGAGTTAACTGGCGGGGTGTGACAGGGCGAACCGCCCTCAGGAAGTGTTACTCACCGCTGGGAATGTGAGCGCTCTCGCCTTGGGGGCTGGATTCTCTTCCTGAGTCCTGGGAGGAACCGAAGGAGCTCCCAGGCATGGAAACCCCTGGGGACCCAAGAGCAGGCCTTCTTGGAGCCCCCAGACCATCCGACTTCTCGCCTGGGCACCTGGAGAGAGAAAAGTTAGTGAAGTTGGAAGGGCAGTctggtggggcagggagggctggCAGAGCAGTCTGTCTGCGAAGAGGAGAGGGAGAGCGTCGGGCAAGGGTCCGGCCCCTGGCTCCCTGCTCAGGTCTTGTGTTCGTCCCCAGGCCAGCCCAGGACCCACTGTATGACGTGCCGGGCGCCGGCGGAGGGGAGGCGGGAGGGCCCCAGCGGCCCGGGCGCACAGTGAGCCTGCGGGAGCGCCTGCTGCTCACGCGGCCCGTGTGGCTGCAGCTGCGAGCCAGTGCCGCAGCGGCACTGCACGTGCTGAGGACCGAGCCCCCGGGGGTGAGTGCTGCCCACACCCCGGGGACTGGCcagtggagggtgggagggagaggggctaGACACGGAGGCCCTGAGCCTCCAACCGCTGTCCACTCACAGACATTCCTGGTGCGGAAATCGAACACGCGCCAGTGCCAAGCCCTGTGCATGCGCCTGCCGGAGGCTAGTGGCCCCTCCTTTGTCTCCAGCCACTACATCCAGGAGAGCCCAGCGGGTGAGAGGGGCtggctgggcagggaaggactggAAGCACTCCGGGTGGGGCGCAGGGAGGTTCCCCAGAGAACAACCTCACTTCCCATCTCAGGCATCTCCCTGGAAGGCTCGGAGCTTGTGTTCCCGGACCTGGTCCAGCTCATCTGCGCCTACTGCCATGCCCGGTGAGCCTAGCCACAGGGTGCCCCCTGTCCGGGGGACCCTGCTCCCTGGGACACCCTGTCCTCCCACTGTCACAGGTCTCTCAGCCTTCCGCAGTGCTGAGCAACCCTCACTCCTGGCTTTCTGCTCTTCTCTGGCCTTAGGGACATCCTTCTTCTCCCCCTCCAGCTCCCCAGAGCTATCTGCCAAGCAGCCACCCACAAGGAGTTGGAAGCCATCTCCCATCTGGGCATTGGTAAGGGCTCCTCAGCTACCCATTGCACAGAAGGACAAGCTGAGGCCGAGGGACAGGAAAGGCAGTGGGCACACAGCCTGAGCCTGCACCTTTCCCTCATTTGGGCACCTTCCCAGTTGGTTTCTCTTTCCTAGAGTTCTGGAGCTCCTCCCTCAACACCAAGACTCAGATGGGCCCGTCCGAAGGCCCACTGCTTCCCCGGCTGAAGCCCCGTTCCCCACAAGAGCTGGACCAGGGCACCGGAGCCGCCCTGTGCTTCTTCAACCCCCTGTTCCCAGGGGACCTGGGCCCCGCCAGACGGGAGAAATTCAAGAGGAGCTTCAAAGTGCGTGTGTCCATGGAGACCTCCAGCCCCCTATCTCCCCCCGCTGTGCCACCTCCCCCAGTGCCTGTGCTGCCAGGGGCAGCCCCCAACCAGACGGAAAGGTTGCCGCCTCACCAGCTGCTGCGGAGGGAGAGCTCGGTGGGGTACCGTGTGCCAGGGGGTGCTGGCCccagcctcccacccctgccctccctccaggAGGTGGACTGCGGCTCCCCCAGCAGCTCGGAGGAGGAGGGGGTGCCGGAGCCCCCAAGGAGCCCAACAACCTACCCCTGCCTGGCCCACCAGCGGCCCCTGCTTAGGTCCATGAGTGCTGCCTTCTGCTCCCTGCTGGCGCCTGAGCGGCACGTGACCCGGGCAGCCATGGTGCTGATGCAGGACCGACACACGGACGTTGGCCAGCTGGTGCAGGACCTACTGACCCAGGTGCGAGCGGGTCCTGAGCCTCAGGAGCTGCAGGGCATCCGAGAGGTGCTGAGCCAGGCCCGGGCGGTGCTGAGTGCAGAGCTGGGCTCTGAGAAGTTGCTACCGCCCGACAGACTGGGTGAGACTCCAGCCCAGACCCCTGCTGGCTCAGCCCCGTCTCCACACTTCTGGCTGTTCCCCATGCCATGCTCTTCTGCTCTGCCCAGTGCCAGCCTGTCTCTGAGTGTGCTTTGCTGCTTCACAAACCCACCTGGTCCCACCACCAGTCAAGTGAATTCCATCCCCTGCCTCTCCCCGATGTCTGCCGTCTCACCAAGATCCCCCCTCCTTTTCATCCCGCCCTTTCCCTGAGTGTGCCCCCTCTCCCTGAAACTCTGCCCCCTAACCCTGCACTGGTTGCTCTGACCCGGCCTGCCTGTCCTCCACAGAACGTGTCCTGGAGAAGTCACTGCACCGCGCAGTGCTCAAGCCTCTCCGGCCCATCCTGGTGGCCCGCCTGAGGCGCCGGCTTTCTGCTGATGGCTCCTTGGGCCGCCTGGCCGAAGGCCTCCACCTGGCCCAAGCCCAGGGCCCTGCAGCCTTCGGGGCCCACTTGAGCCTGCCTTCCCCAGTAGAGGTAGAGCAGGTGCGCCAAAAGCTTCTGCAGCTGCTGCGCACCTACTCACCCAGTGCCCAGGTGAAGCGGCTCCTGCAGGCCTGCAAGCTGCTCTACACAGCCCTGAGGACCCACAGGGGTAGGCCCGCACAACTTCTCCCACCGGCCCCCGCCGAGTCAGAGGCAGCACCCCCCACCCGGGCAGAGGTCCCAGGAACAGCACTGCAGGGGGGGAATTGGTCCAACGCTACCATCTCatagaaactgaggcccagagagcagagcatcctctccccagcccctaccAGTGGCTATCGTACCAACCTCACTGCCCAAGGTCTGGCAGGCAGAGGGCCCCGGAAGAGCCTGGTGCTTCCCCTTCCACCCCACAGGGGAGGGCGCGGGGGCTGATGAGTTCCTCCCACTGCTGAGCCTGGTCCTGGCCCAGTGCGACCTTCCTGAGCTGTTACTGGAGTCTGAGTACATGTCAGAACTGCTGGAGCCCGCTTTACTCACTGGAGAGGGTGAGGGACGCCACACGCAAGCCGCCTTCCTGGGTGGGTGGGCTGGGGTGCCCCTGTGGCCCGAGTAagcagggcaggggagagggagcAGATTACCCACCCCCAGCCTGAGCACATTCTTCCCCTTGTGTCCTAGGCGGCTACTACCTGACCAGCCTCTCAGCCAGCCTGGCCCTGCTGAGCGGCCTGGCCCAGGCCCGCACCTGCCCCCTGAGCCCCTCCCAGGAGCTGCAACACTCCCTCAGCCTCTGGAAGCAGCGCCGCCTGCCCGCCACCCACAGCCTCCAGGTAACAGGCACCCCACACCATCCCCCAAACTTTCAGCCTCAGGGGGACCCTGCCATCATCCagtgcagccccctcctctgcCCAGTGAGACCCACCAGGAGAAAGGCTAGTCCTGCATCACCCTGCAGTggaaacagcaccccacacaggaCAAATGTCCAGGCCCGAGCTCCAGTGCCAGGACTGTGCTCAGTACCCTAGGGCTCAGCCCTTAATCTCCACAGGAACTGCGGTAGAACCACCATTACCCCTATGTTAccgatgaggaaacagagatggCGCAGAGCGGGGGAGGGACACAGGTGGCCGACTCAAGCCCCAGGCCTGCTTCCGGCCCATTCGTCGTTCACCCTCCTATCTGGATTCAGGCCTGGTGTCCTCAGAGCCAGAAGCCATCCCTGCCCTTCGCCCTCCTCTCCAGCCAGCCAAGGGACCTTCCTAGCCTTGGTTAAGAGTCCAGGCTTTGTAGCCagatcctgggttcaaatcctgcctctgctaCTTTCTGGTTGTGGGAACTTGGGCAAATTATATAACCTCTCCGGGCctcaattttttcatctgtaaaaagcAGTACTAGCACCTACCTCCTGGGGCTGATAGGAGGATTAAAGGagctaacgcaggccgaggcacGGTTGTCGGGCTGGGGCCCCTCCACCAGCCTGCAGCTGTGACCCACCGGCCCAGGCACATCTGTCCCTCACAGCTCACCTCGTCCAAACAGCTCCGCCACTGGGTTTATGCCGCCCCATCTCTGTCCCTGCGGAGCTTCCACTGGGGCCCTAAGCCTTTCAGCTGGGTATGTGCCAGCAGGGCTGAGTCCCTGTTCTTGCTTCTCCTCCTGCACAGCGCCTCATCCGAGTTGCCTATCAGGACCCCAGCAGTGGGTGCACCTCCAAGACACTGGCCGTGCCCCCGGGGGCCTCGATCGCTACCCTGAATCAGCTCTGTGCCACCAAGTTCCGAGTGACCCAGCCTGACACTTACGGCCTCTTCCTGTATAAGGAGCCAGGCTACCACCGCTTGTCCCCGGAAGCCCCGGCCCACAGGCTTCCCACAACTGGCTACCTGGTCTACTGCCCAGCAGAGTGGTCGGAGGCCCAGGGGGCTGCCCCTCAGGCTGCAACGGAGGAGGGCAGGGTGGGGCCAGAGACAGGGgtcagggaggaggaaagagcgggctggggagatggggacactgaggtcGAGGCCTGTCCCAGGGACATCAGGGGCCAGTCTGAGACAACTGCCGAGTCAGGCGAGGGCCCAGCCAGAGGATGCGCCACTCAGCCAGGGGGGTCAGAGGCTGAGGAAAGTCCAGTAGCAGAGGAGTAGCTGCGAGTGGCTAGAAGGGCCATTTGGGGCAGAAAATTCTGAGCCTGCTGGGAAGGCTTTTCAGAGCCATCAGCCCCACAACTAAGGCCTCACACCCAGGCCTCTCCACCCCAGTGTCTGCCATCACCTCCGTCGGATAGTTATCTCTCTGATCACCCTGCTGGCAGGGGAAGGGGTGCCAGGACTGGCCATATCTGGGGCACTGGAGGAAAATTGAGGGAGCTTGGGGGACCCCTTTGCTGCTTGTCCTTCTCCCCTAGCTGTGGGCCAGCCAGCCTGCAGTGGTAAGTGTGCCCAGCAGATGACAAATGCAACCGGTGTCCAACACCTGGCAGCCGGGGAGCAGCACGGCCCTGGAAGGTCTCCACCCACTTCCAGGATTCAAGAAGGCAGCCGGAGCTCAGGGCTCACCTGGAGGTCTAGCACCCCCAaacctcagtgtcctcacctgtGAAGTGGGGGTGCACTGCCACCTGCCTTCTCTCAGAAGTCTTCCAGGGGTCAGAATGGTTGGCTTCGCTCCCAAGCAGAGCTCAGGCtaggggaaagggagggaggaggtggcaggccagcaggCCCTCTTGCCCCCAGGCTCTGTTTTCAGCACTGGGGGAAGGTGGCTTCTCCAGTCAACCCAGGGCAGATCATGGAGATAAGGTCCAGCCTCCCCCTCTGGCATCTCAGGGGAGTTGGACGGGAGAGTCGGGCTTCCGGGGTGGAGGGGAGACTTGGAAACCAATTTTTCTGCACTTAACctctttcgggctttgggagagctTCCTGAGAGGCAGGGTGTGCCTGGCTTATTAGCCGCTGAAGTTGAGGAAAGTGACTCCGAAGATATCTCACAGCAGGCCGTTAGGGCTCCCCCAACTAGGCT from Manis pentadactyla isolate mManPen7 chromosome 9, mManPen7.hap1, whole genome shotgun sequence includes the following:
- the RIN1 gene encoding ras and Rab interactor 1 translates to METPGDPRAGLLGAPRPSDFSPGHLEREKPAQDPLYDVPGAGGGEAGGPQRPGRTVSLRERLLLTRPVWLQLRASAAAALHVLRTEPPGTFLVRKSNTRQCQALCMRLPEASGPSFVSSHYIQESPAGISLEGSELVFPDLVQLICAYCHARDILLLPLQLPRAICQAATHKELEAISHLGIEFWSSSLNTKTQMGPSEGPLLPRLKPRSPQELDQGTGAALCFFNPLFPGDLGPARREKFKRSFKVRVSMETSSPLSPPAVPPPPVPVLPGAAPNQTERLPPHQLLRRESSVGYRVPGGAGPSLPPLPSLQEVDCGSPSSSEEEGVPEPPRSPTTYPCLAHQRPLLRSMSAAFCSLLAPERHVTRAAMVLMQDRHTDVGQLVQDLLTQVRAGPEPQELQGIREVLSQARAVLSAELGSEKLLPPDRLERVLEKSLHRAVLKPLRPILVARLRRRLSADGSLGRLAEGLHLAQAQGPAAFGAHLSLPSPVEVEQVRQKLLQLLRTYSPSAQVKRLLQACKLLYTALRTHRGEGAGADEFLPLLSLVLAQCDLPELLLESEYMSELLEPALLTGEGGYYLTSLSASLALLSGLAQARTCPLSPSQELQHSLSLWKQRRLPATHSLQRLIRVAYQDPSSGCTSKTLAVPPGASIATLNQLCATKFRVTQPDTYGLFLYKEPGYHRLSPEAPAHRLPTTGYLVYCPAEWSEAQGAAPQAATEEGRVGPETGVREEERAGWGDGDTEVEACPRDIRGQSETTAESGEGPARGCATQPGGSEAEESPVAEE